cctgcgctcgagGCCACGGTGCATGCAGCCGCCTGCTGCCCAGCCTTTTTGTTCTCCTAACCCCTCCGTCTTGCCTACCTCGAGCCTCACATTGTTCGCCTCTTCGCCCGCAACTCCATCCCGAGACGCGGAAAGCTGCTTCGCGCAGCGGCATCCGCCAAAAAGCAGTGTGACTCTcgcgccccctctccttccccccctcaggaGTCCAGCGCAAGGTCCGGCACTGAGCTCTGCCTGCGGGGGCCCCGGAGGATCCGCGCACacccttgcctccccctcggtGGCCCTGTTCGGCGGCAGCCCACGCCGCTTGCCAGACATCCCTCTTCGCTGtgacttctttctctgcttctcctcctcttgccagcgtgctgggtcccactggctggctggggcactcagcggtctcgctccgcggagtatggcttatttttggggtatggcttatatttcctaaacgcttaaaatcctgctatggcttatattatgactacgtctaaaaataggggaaacacggtatcacaCCATGCTAAATCTAGTCTATCTTGCTGATAGACCAGAATATAGATTGTCAGCACTAGTATCAGcatacaaaacacaaagcagagGGGTCATAATACTCACCAAAGAGAGCCCAAAGTTTGCAGTTTGCTCAGGGTTGCGATCCGTTTCCATTGCAGAATGGCATTGTGGGAAGTAACACAAACAACATAGTCCTCCGCATCACTTGAGACCCATCtaacttccctcccctctcccttcactaTCCTGTGTTCATCATTGCCTTGAATACTAATGAATGTTCACCATAATGGGCACTGCCCCAACTGCTAACTGGGCTCCCTTTCTTCACGTTGAAGGGTTTTTCAGACGGGAGTTAGTGGCCAATATACAGCAGATGCCATCTTGAAAACAGCAGAGAGCTATTGAGAAATTGCTGTGGAGAAATCTGCTCCTCCAAAGCATGTTATTCTTGGATATTATTCGGGTTGTGCCAGAAGTCTCTAGCTGTCAACTTATACTGACGGGAAGATTCAATGAAACTGGAACGGGAAACGAAAGCCTCTGTGAAGTGCCCAAGTTGACGGGAATGGCGAGCACTTGTGGCGGATAGGTCCACACACTGCTGTCCTGATTTTGTTTCAGATGGCGGACAGATAGGGATGGTGGCTCTCGTCCTTTCCATCGGTGTTTGCTGGTTCATCAGAGATTGCCTAAAAGTGGAAGGCCTGAGGGGGAAGTATGTCGTCATCACTGGATGTGATAGTGGCTTTGGCCATGCCCTGGCTAAGTACCTCGACCAGAAAGGATTCCGCATCATTGCTGCATGTCTCTCAAAGGAAGGGAGCCAGGAGCTACTGACCAACACTTCCTTGTCATTACAAACTGTGGAGCTTGATCTAACGGACCCTGGCAGTATTGACAAGGCTGTGGAGTTTGTGCGGGCAGAAACTGAGGGTGTAGGTAAGCAGCCCATAGAACACAGCCTTGCTTTCAAAAGACAGGGGGCACCTCGGGGCAACCTGAATTGAGCACCCATTCAGAATGGTTTGCTCAAAACTTGTCCAGATGGTCTACAATATCTGTGGGGTTTAAATGACATAGGCTTTTTCTTGAACATTAAGCCTGATTTGAGGCACTGGGGCTCCAGATTTCCCTAGGTATAtgcattttacagtggtacctcggtttaagtacacaattggttctggaagtctgtacttaacctgaagcgtacttagcctgaagcgaactttcccattgaaagtaatggaaggtggattaatccgttccaggtgggtccgcggagtacttaaactgaaagtactcaaaccgaagtgtacttaaaccgaggtatgactgcatattcattccagttCACAATTATACACAGTGCAAAATGTCAAGATAAAAGTATTGTTCATGTGATATGATTTACTTCTGCTAGTATAAGAATGCATAGTGTTACAAATTATAGCCAGAAATTTTTCATATAGAtgatacagatatagatatagatatacagtggtacctcaacttacgaatgccttgacttccgaaggtccacaaacccagaagtattttcagcGTGCgtgcgttctgcacatgcgcagaagtagCGTGtgcagtctgcgcatgcgcaaagcgcaaaatcacgctttgcgcatgcgcaaaatggacgcttcggctTACGAAGGATTCGACATCCGAAGAGCaccgcagaacggatcgccttcgtaagtcaaggtaccactgtatatagatatagataaagatatagatatagatacagatatagatatagatatagatacagatatagtGTAACAATCTGAGGTCAGGACAAGTTTCCAAACCCACATTACCTGTTCATTCTCCTTTCCATGCTTCttcacattatttttttattattcctaaaaTACTCCAATAGGACTGTATGGCTTGGTAAATAACGCTGGGAGATCCATACCTATGGCCCCCACTGACTGGATGCAGCTGGATGATTTCTACAAAACTCTGGATGTCAATCTAATGGGGCTGATTGGGATTACCTTGAAGCTCCTCCCCCTCCTGAAAAAAAATAGAGGAAGGATTGTCAACGTGTCAAGTGTCCTGGGCCGCCTGGCATTCCTAGGGGGCGGCTATTGTGTGTCGAAATGGGGAGTGGAGGCATTCTCTGACACTTTGCGGTGAGTTGCTGTGGTCTTGTGGGTGACAGATGGTAGATTACTACTGTCTCTGTGATCAtagggttgtagagttggaagggatcccaagggtcatctagttgaaacccctgaaatgcaggcatctcaactaaagcgtccgtgacagatgaccacccaacctctgcttaaaaacctccaatggaaaGAGGGTTCACCACCTCCTGaaggagtctgctccactgtctaacagttcttactgtcagaaagttcaatCCTATCTGTGACTGCCTGCAACTCAGGCTGAACTGACTGAAAAGTATAATTGTGGGTTCAcgtggaaaagaaaacaggaaggcCAAAACTCATTTGTCACACCAACCATTTATAATAGCCAGTTGTAGGATTACTGTGGAAGAGGATGCATCAGGGCTACAGCATGGGAAAAGCAAAGTCGGAAAAAGCATTTGCTTCCTCCATGGGTGGCACCATCTTGGATTTGCAGGAGGCAATACCCAGGCACAGATTCCACCTACAGGACCCCATTGTGGGTGAGAAGCCAGACGTAAGCATTGTCCGCTTGACATGCATAAGGTCCCATTGTCAATCTTCATCTTCAACATCTCTGGCTAAGAGGATCTTGAGTAGCAGCAGGTGATCTTAATCTCTGCCTGGCATAGCTTGATCCCATTTATTCCAATGGGAAGGGAACCataagcaaacaaataagactcataataataataataataataataataataataataataataataatttatttatagcccacccatctggccgggcctccccaggcactctgggctgtttccaacagaaatattaaaatacaataatttattaaacattaaaagcttccctaaacagggctgtcttcagatgtccagATGTCATGTGCCCTAACTTTCACCATTCTTTTATTAACATCCAGCAGGACATTGCATATGCCGTGTAGATCCTCTTCAGTTTCACCTGCCCCACAGCCTTAAGATTGCACCATTAATTGGATCGGTAAAACCCACCCCAAACTGATGGcagtttttaaattttttctATTAGGAGGGATATGCATCATTTCGGAGTAAAGGTGAGCATTATCGAGCCAGGATTCTTTAAGACAGGAGTAACTAATATAGGGGACATTGAGAGAGACCTACACAGACTGTGGAACCAGCTGACTCCTGAGGCCAGAGACTCATATGGGGAGAAATACGTCTTTGATTGTAAGTGCAAATGTCCAGTACAAAACTTTGGGGTGGTTTTAATGCCTGGCGTTATACCAAACTTAATGTCgtgaaaatgaataatttttggCTTTGAATCATTTTGTTGACTGTGATGGGAAAGAGCTTCGTTTTTGATAGGGAGGTATGGTGCGGGGTGGGAGGGgaccctgaaacatttcctgAGTTGGAATGCCATTGATCAAATGCATTGGGAGATACATGTGTTTTCAAAAGATCACACTCCATGAAAGCGGAGAAAAGTGACCATGGGGAATTATTATTTGGAGGACCAacccatagctcaatggtagtgCCTAGCTTTGCATACCAGAGGCCCTGGatttaatccttggcatctctaatTGCAAGAACCAGGTAACAGGCAGTAGGTAGGACCTCttcctgagaccttggagagtcaGATTAGATGATACACAACTAGATAGGCAAATAACCTCACCTGCCATAAGTTCACCTTTGCTCTTCAACCTAGCTTTCACAGGAGCTAGGGAGGTCTCATAGATCTTGATATAGTCAAACATTACAGGTCACATCCAAAACATCTTGCTGTATGTATATGCACTAGTCTCTTAAACTGGATTGCATTGACAAGGGAAACAGGAGGGCACCTTCTGAATGTAAAATAATCTTGGTGAATTGTGAGGCAGGCAAGATCCAACAAGCTGCTGTGCCGAGCCTTACTGAATCAGAATCTTCAGTGCTGAAAGTGCTCCCATCTTGTCCAAACTATAATGTGCTGCTACAAACAGAAACTGGCAAAATGCAACTTCACAATGGTACTTCTAGGACAAGACTGGCACAAAGACACCCCATGGGACACATTTAGAAAAACAGGTGCTCAGATGACTCATTGAAATTGTGTTAGCTGCAGGTAATGAGGTTTCACGCTGTATTTTATGCAGACTTGGCTGCTGTTGAATTAGGAGTTGCTGAGTTTTATGCGCAGCATTGACTAGTGGGGTGAAAGTGTTTGCACTGCTGCTTTAGAACTACAGTTGTGTTTTGATCTCTGTTCCCTTAGCTTTAAAAATCTGGATTCTCACTTGATTTGATGGGGTATTTTATCTTCCTAGCAGATTTAAGGCTGCAGAGGCTATCCATGAGAAGGCTGTGTGATCCTGATGTTTCTAAGGTCACAAAGTGTATGGAGCACGCCTTGACTGCCAAGTATCCAAGGACGCGCTATGGAGTTGGATGGGATGCAAAGTTCTTGTGGCTCCCGCTCTCCTATGCCCCCACGTTCCTCTCTGACGCGATGCTGAGAATGCTTTTCCCACTTCCAGCAGGCGACAGTAATCCAGCAAAAAGATATCAAATAGACGTTTAAGGCAGGTGAAGGTGCCAACGTTTTGAAGCAAACTGTTGTCTCCATGGTGCTCTTATGGAGTCTTCTATCTTGCCTGGTGAATAGAACTTCTCTGAAATCTCAAATCACacaatcatagcattgtagaggtggaagagacacaaatctaaatgaaataaaatgcaactGCTCAGTGTTGTGGGGAAATGTGCATGTTCATTTTTGCTTGTTTCATATTTCAATGCCCTGGCATTAAAAACAGATGCTGGAACTGAGTCTTGGCACAAATTAAGCCCCAAGAGTTTACAATGTTGAGCTTCTTAGAATTTTTTCTACTAGGAAATTATTGGTTCAGTACATGATTTGATGTGCACAATGGTCTTGGAAAAGGGACAGGATAAAGGTTTTGTTTGCTTAAGGTTTTCTGATTAATCATTAAAAACTAGCTCAATTAAGTTTACCTCCGTTCACCAGAAAGAGGGAAAGCCACACAACAGGACAGGACAGCAgctcaagaaaagaaaagataatcCCACATTTTCTTCCACGCTACTTTGTGCGAATGCCAAGCAGGGCTCAAGATATTGAAATTAGATTTCTGTTAAATGCCTTGAAAGAGACCTAAATGGAACTTCCCTTCAAGAAACGGCTTCTAATCAGAAAATGTTGTTTGTCCCTGTGACAGGCCCAGGTTATCACCAATGAAAGAACTGAGATCTTAAAGCTGATTTAAGAGCATTGTTGCAATATAGATGTCTCCAAAGTTTATTAcccattcatcagcattttagtgcaaatttctaataagcacattttaatgtgcagttttgactaatgtacatttttgcaagccatttatcctaatataatgcacttgggatgttattttcactaacaacATCGTtattataccgtgtttccccttttttaagacaccgtcttacaactttttcccctcaaaaaaacacacggtggcttattttcagggggtgtctttttttttttaagtgccggtacaactgggtcccactggctcaggacgcttggcgctctcttccgtgtgcattttctgcctcttctattctctccgtttcccctcctccccatcctgagtcaagggctctccttccttggaggcttctaagcagaggctggatgtccacctgcctaggagacagacgtgcacaggggggggggcttcactctgtggatttaaacctcgtaggatgccagagcaggaggtatacacgaagctgcccatctccctcagcagctttaggtgcttctcctcctgcttcggcttggcgctcgccgccatggcttcaaaggcagcggcagccgggtgtgtgtgcgcgcgga
The nucleotide sequence above comes from Zootoca vivipara chromosome 1, rZooViv1.1, whole genome shotgun sequence. Encoded proteins:
- the LOC118093706 gene encoding retinol dehydrogenase 5-like codes for the protein MVALVLSIGVCWFIRDCLKVEGLRGKYVVITGCDSGFGHALAKYLDQKGFRIIAACLSKEGSQELLTNTSLSLQTVELDLTDPGSIDKAVEFVRAETEGVGLYGLVNNAGRSIPMAPTDWMQLDDFYKTLDVNLMGLIGITLKLLPLLKKNRGRIVNVSSVLGRLAFLGGGYCVSKWGVEAFSDTLRRDMHHFGVKVSIIEPGFFKTGVTNIGDIERDLHRLWNQLTPEARDSYGEKYVFDYLRLQRLSMRRLCDPDVSKVTKCMEHALTAKYPRTRYGVGWDAKFLWLPLSYAPTFLSDAMLRMLFPLPAGDSNPAKRYQIDV